One window from the genome of Benincasa hispida cultivar B227 unplaced genomic scaffold, ASM972705v1 Contig508, whole genome shotgun sequence encodes:
- the LOC120069573 gene encoding zinc finger protein ENHYDROUS-like translates to MPTDLENSSNASAEVSISSTGNQPPPPKSAVKKKRNLPGMPDPDAEVIALSPKTLLATNRFVCEICNKGFQRDQNLQLHRRGHNLPWKLRQRTSKEVIKKVYVCPEPSCVHHHPSRALGDLTGIKKHFCRKHGEKKWKCEKCSKKYAVKSDWKAHSKICGTREYKCDCETVFSRRDSFITHRAFCDALTKEAAGSLSPVAAEDPNLESDPQVQPSGSSSPPPSAPPLSAATGAAPIAPPPSTDAISSIPSIENKASPESPPPPRGEAPGRTILTGNSGSSSSNATVLASLFASSAASLSLQPPQPPAFCDLLRAMARPDRAAEIAQPLVFEPLSLCLSTDTKSSLFGAGIQECRPCVPPTPPAMSATGLLQKAAQMGAAAAGTSVFRGLGLSSSSSSAQQGSL, encoded by the exons ATGCCAACggacttagaaaattcttccaACGCTTCTGCTGAAGTCAGTATCTCCTCCACTGGCAATCAGCCACCGCCGCCCAAATCAGCCGTGAAAAAAAAGCGTAATTTGCCCGGAATGCCAG ATCCGGATGCAGAGGTAATTGCTCTGTCTCCGAAGACCCTTTTGGCTACAAATCGATTTGTGTGTGAAATTTGCAATAAAGGGTTTCAAAGAGATCAAAATCTGCAACTTCACCGGCGAGGTCATAATCTTCCATGGAAACTCCGGCAACGGACTAGCAAAGAGGTGATAAAGAAAGTCTATGTCTGCCCGGAGCCGTCGTGCGTCCACCACCATCCGTCGAGAGCTCTCGGCGATCTGACTGGAATAAAGAAGCACTTCTGTCGGAAGCACGGCGAGAAGAAGTGGAAGTGCGAGAAGTGCTCTAAAAAATACGCAGTCAAGTCCGATTGGAAGGCCCATTCTAAGATTTGTGGCACCAGAGAGTACAAATGCGATTGTGAGACTGTGTTTTCGAG AAGAGATAGTTTCATCACTCACAGAGCTTTCTGTGATGCGTTGACGAAGGAGGCTGCCGGGAGTTTGTCTCCGGTGGCGGCGGAGGATCCTAATTTGGAGTCCGATCCTCAAGTTCAGCCGTCGGGTAGTTCGTCTCCGCCGCCTTCTGCTCCTCCTCTTTCCGCCGCTACCGGTGCCGCCCCAATAGCCCCTCCTCCATCCACCGACGCGATATCATCAATCCCCTCCATTGAGAATAAAG CCTCACCGGAAAGTCCTCCGCCGCCGCGAGGAGAGGCACCAGGCAGAACTATCCTAACTGGAAATTCCGGCAGCAGCAGCAGCAACGCTACCGTATTGGCTAGCTTGTTTGCTTCCTCCGCCGCATCACTGAGCTTACAGCCGCCACAGCCGCCCGCATTTTGCGACTTATTACGAGCCATGGCACGGCCCGATCGGGCGGCTGAAATTGCACAACCGTTGGTGTTCGAACCTCTTTCTCTGTGCCTGTCAACCGACACCAAATCGTCACTTTTCGGAGCGGGAATCCAAGAGTGCCGCCCATGTGTGCCGCCTACGCCGCCGGCCATGTCGGCCACCGGGCTCCTACAGAAGGCCGCTCAAATGGGGGCTGCAGCGGCGGGCACATCAGTGTTCCGTGGACTTGGTTTAtcgtcttcctcttcttctgcACAACAGGGCAGTTTATAG